The following are encoded in a window of Salinibacter ruber DSM 13855 genomic DNA:
- a CDS encoding plastocyanin/azurin family copper-binding protein, which translates to MANEQDVSRRDFLQRLSVVGIAGLGAGSLVSACGGGGGEGGGSSSGSTSQSASQASGQSSGGGAQTVTIHPQGNQMKYKETEFEVPADTEIELVFENTASSPSMQHNVVLMNKPPEQSTFKEVGQAGVQAGASNEYVPDHPAVLAATDISKPGETVSVTFTTPSESGKYGYVCTYPGHWATMQGTMIVT; encoded by the coding sequence ATGGCAAATGAACAGGACGTTTCGAGACGTGATTTCTTACAGCGCCTGAGCGTGGTCGGCATTGCGGGCCTCGGCGCCGGATCGCTGGTATCGGCCTGCGGGGGCGGGGGCGGAGAGGGAGGCGGCTCCTCCTCCGGGTCCACGAGCCAATCCGCGAGCCAGGCGTCCGGGCAGTCGAGCGGAGGCGGCGCCCAGACGGTGACGATCCACCCGCAGGGCAATCAGATGAAGTACAAGGAGACGGAGTTCGAGGTGCCGGCGGACACGGAGATTGAGCTGGTGTTCGAGAACACTGCATCGAGCCCGTCGATGCAGCACAATGTGGTTCTTATGAACAAGCCCCCGGAGCAGAGCACCTTTAAGGAGGTGGGACAGGCCGGCGTGCAGGCGGGCGCATCGAACGAATATGTCCCCGACCACCCTGCGGTATTGGCGGCCACGGACATCTCGAAGCCGGGCGAAACGGTATCGGTGACGTTCACGACGCCGTCGGAGTCGGGCAAGTACGGCTACGTATGCACCTACCCGGGCCACTGGGCAACCATGCAGGGCACGATGATCGTGACCTAA
- a CDS encoding DUF3047 domain-containing protein: MPACWSLVLCAIGLMVGFATHAPPQRYIGHFSTAEATPDGHPSGWQTVRFGDVETETRYRLVERPVGGDSTAVVRAVSDGGAAGLGRTLTLDPQRYPVLSWRWKVTNVLDEGDARTKDGDDYPARLYVTFDYDPSNFGLVDRAKYEALQALGYDQIPTRALNYVWASRVDRDTILPNAFTDWVQMIPVESGSTKVGTWVRERRDIRADYRRAFGGAPPPIDGVAIMTDTDNTGEAATAYYGDIVARRPPSVQDSNLDWSDLND; the protein is encoded by the coding sequence TTGCCCGCTTGCTGGTCGCTCGTCCTCTGCGCAATTGGCCTCATGGTCGGCTTCGCCACGCACGCCCCCCCGCAGCGGTACATCGGGCACTTTTCGACCGCCGAGGCCACCCCCGACGGGCACCCATCCGGGTGGCAGACTGTCCGCTTCGGGGACGTAGAGACGGAGACCCGGTACCGGCTCGTTGAACGACCGGTCGGGGGCGACTCCACCGCGGTCGTTCGTGCCGTCAGCGACGGCGGGGCCGCGGGGCTGGGGCGCACACTGACCCTCGACCCGCAACGGTACCCGGTGTTGTCCTGGCGGTGGAAGGTGACCAATGTGCTCGACGAGGGCGACGCCCGAACCAAAGACGGGGACGACTATCCGGCTCGGCTCTACGTTACCTTCGACTACGACCCGAGCAACTTTGGCCTGGTCGATCGCGCCAAGTACGAAGCCCTCCAGGCCCTCGGGTACGACCAGATCCCGACTCGGGCCCTGAACTACGTCTGGGCAAGCCGGGTCGACCGGGACACCATTCTCCCGAACGCGTTCACGGACTGGGTGCAGATGATTCCCGTCGAGAGCGGCTCGACGAAGGTGGGGACGTGGGTTCGCGAACGGCGGGACATTCGTGCAGACTACCGCCGGGCGTTCGGGGGCGCCCCGCCGCCCATCGACGGCGTCGCCATCATGACCGACACCGACAACACCGGCGAGGCGGCCACCGCGTACTACGGCGACATCGTGGCCCGGCGTCCCCCCTCGGTCCAAGATTCGAACCTCGACTGGTCGGACCTGAACGATTGA
- a CDS encoding class I SAM-dependent methyltransferase — MTDSSRQDSSVSAQYDAWARVYDWFWARYMNGTLPVVRRMADAESNERMLDLACGTGELLRRIAKDVPGAALRGVDLAPKMVERARHKLADVPNARIERADAHELPFAGDTFDVVACANTFHYFTHPVAVLGEVRRVLRPGGRLVLLDWCRDYWTCRVMDRVLRHIDPAYETCYTLPALTTMLGHATFDVPDAFRYRFDFVWGMMGAVARPTGT; from the coding sequence ATGACTGATTCGTCCCGTCAGGATTCGTCCGTTTCGGCCCAGTACGACGCCTGGGCGAGGGTCTACGACTGGTTCTGGGCCCGATACATGAACGGGACTCTGCCGGTGGTGCGGCGGATGGCCGACGCGGAGTCGAACGAGCGGATGCTCGATCTGGCCTGTGGGACCGGCGAGCTGCTCCGGCGCATCGCGAAGGACGTGCCGGGGGCTGCGTTGAGGGGCGTCGACCTGGCGCCGAAGATGGTCGAGCGGGCGCGTCACAAACTGGCCGACGTGCCGAACGCGCGCATCGAGCGGGCCGACGCCCACGAGTTGCCGTTCGCCGGCGACACGTTCGACGTCGTGGCCTGCGCCAATACGTTCCACTACTTCACCCATCCCGTCGCCGTGCTGGGGGAGGTGCGCCGTGTCCTGCGGCCCGGCGGCCGCCTCGTGCTCCTCGACTGGTGCCGGGACTACTGGACGTGTCGCGTCATGGACCGGGTGCTCCGGCATATCGACCCGGCGTACGAGACGTGCTATACCCTTCCGGCCCTGACGACCATGCTGGGGCACGCCACTTTCGATGTGCCCGATGCGTTCCGCTATCGATTCGATTTCGTGTGGGGGATGATGGGGGCCGTCGCCCGCCCCACGGGGACTTGA
- a CDS encoding cupredoxin domain-containing protein has protein sequence MAAWLSAGLVLGLAARGPEAAPTDRLFRSVSPSADTIEVTMTDHAYEPSTLTLPAGEPVTLQFTNEGTVEHYFVVGSLVAGDKEGFEQNLFEGVSIEKNKQPGGHADEEEGEHDEAEEGDHHENEFELPPGGRGSMTFTLPAAKAGTYTIACFETTGGRKHYEMGMEGTLRVTAPDDE, from the coding sequence TTGGCCGCCTGGCTCAGTGCCGGTCTCGTCCTGGGGCTCGCCGCTCGTGGCCCCGAGGCCGCCCCGACCGACCGCCTGTTCCGGAGCGTCTCTCCCTCCGCCGATACAATTGAGGTCACGATGACGGATCACGCCTATGAACCGTCCACGCTCACTCTCCCCGCGGGGGAACCGGTCACGCTGCAATTTACCAACGAGGGCACCGTGGAGCACTATTTCGTTGTGGGGTCCCTCGTAGCCGGCGACAAGGAGGGATTCGAGCAAAATCTCTTCGAGGGCGTCTCGATCGAGAAGAACAAGCAGCCCGGCGGCCACGCCGACGAAGAAGAGGGGGAGCATGACGAGGCGGAAGAGGGGGATCACCACGAGAACGAGTTCGAGTTGCCGCCGGGCGGACGCGGGTCTATGACCTTCACCCTCCCGGCCGCCAAGGCGGGCACGTACACCATCGCGTGCTTCGAGACGACGGGCGGACGGAAGCACTACGAGATGGGCATGGAGGGCACCCTGCGTGTGACGGCCCCGGACGACGAGTAG